The following proteins are encoded in a genomic region of Oryctolagus cuniculus chromosome 6, mOryCun1.1, whole genome shotgun sequence:
- the LOC100353508 gene encoding protocadherin gamma-C5 isoform X3, translated as MGPKTAPQLAGRWQVLCMLSLCSWGWVSGQLRYASVEESEPGTLVGNVAQDLGLKVTDLLSRRLRLGSEENGRYFSLSLVSGALAVNQKIDRESLCGASTSCLLPVQVVTEHPLELIRVEVEILDLNDNSPSFATPEREMRISESAAPGARFPLDSAQDPDVGTNTVSFYTLSPSSHFSLNVKTLKDGKLFPELVLEQQLDREAQARHQLVLTAVDGGTPARSGTSLISVIVLDINDNAPAFQSSVVRVALPENAPVGTLLLRLNATDPDEGSNGQLDYAFGDHTSEAVRNLFGLDPNSGAIHVLGPVDFEESSFFEIHARARDQGQPAMEGHCVIQVDVGDANDNAPEVLLASLVNPVPESTPVGTVVGLFNVRDRDSGRNGEVSLSIPPDLPFQIKPSENHYSLLTSKPLDREATAHYSIELLASDAGSPPLHTHLTIRLNISDVNDNAPHFSQQLYTAYIPENRPPGSLLCTVAASDPDTGDNARLTYSIVGGQIQGAPASSFVYVNPEDGRVFAQRTFDYELLQMLQIVVGVRDSGSPPLSANTSLHVFVLDQNDNAPAVLHPRPGRELSAPQRLPRSAPPGSLVTKVTAVDADAGHNAWLSYSMLPQSTAPGLFLVSAHTGEVRTARALLEDDANTQQVVVLVRDNGDPALSSTATVLLLLVDEDPEEMPKSSDFLTHPPERSDLTLYLIVALAATSLLSLATFTFLSAKCLRGQADGDGGGGRCCRRQDSPSGEFYKQSSPNLQVSSDGTLKYMEVTLRPTDSQSHCYRTCFSPASDGSDFTFLRPLSVQPPSALALEPEAFRSRANTLRELSQQAPPNTDWRFSQAQRPGTSGSQNGDETGTWPNNQFDTEMLQAMILASASEAADGSSTLGGGAGTMGLSARYGPQFTLQHVPDYRQNVYIPGSNATLTNAAGKRDGKAPAGGNGNKKKSGKKEKK; from the exons ATGGGGCCCAAGACAGCCCCGCAGCTCGCTGGGAGATGGCAAGTGCTGTGCATGTTGTCCTTGTGCTCCTGGGGCTGGGTGTCTGGGCAGCTTCGCTATGCATCCGTGGAGGAGTCTGAGCCTGGGACGCTGGTGGGGAATGTTGCTCAGGATCTGGGCTTAAAGGTGACAGATCTGTTGAGCCGCCGCCTGCGGCTGGGCTCGGAAGAGAACGGGCGCTATTTCTCCCTGAGCTTGGTGAGTGGCGCTCTGGCTGTGAATCAGAAGATTGACCGGGAGAGCCTGTGTGGAGCCAGCACCAGCTGCCTGCTGCCAGTGCAGGTGGTGACTGAACACCCCCTGGAGCTGATCCGGGTTGAGGTGGAGATCCTGGATCTCAACGACAACTCTCCGAGCTTTGCCACCCCTGAGCGAGAGATGCGCATCTCAGAGTCGGCTGCACCTGGGGCACGGTTCCCACTGGATAGTGCCCAGGATCCGGACGTGGGCACCAATACCGTGAGCTTTTACACCCTCAGCCCCAGCAGCCACTTCTCCCTGAATGTCAAGACCCTCAAAGATGGGAAGCTGTTCCCAGAGCTGGTGCTAGAGCAGCAGCTGGATCGGGAAGCCCAGGCGAGACATCAGCTGGTGCTCACTGCCGTGGATGGGGGCACCCCGGCCCGCTCAGGGACCAGCCTCATCTCCGTCATCGTGCTGGACATCAATGACAACGCTCCAGCCTTCCAGTCCTCAGTCGTCCGTGTGGCACTCCCGGAGAATGCCCCCGTGGGTACGCTGCTGCTCCGTCTCAATGCCACCGACCCAGATGAGGGCTCCAATGGCCAGCTGGACTATGCTTTCGGAGACCATACATCAGAGGCAGTGCGGAATCTCTTTGGCCTGGACCCTAACAGTGGAGCGATCCATGTGTTGGGTCCTGTAGACTTTGAGGAGTCGAGtttctttgaaattcatgcaagaGCCCGTGACCAGGGACAGCCGGCCATGGAAGGCCACTGTGTGATTCAGGTGGATGTGGGGGATGCCAATGACAATGCCCCAGAGGTGCTGCTGGCCTCTTTGGTCAACCCCGTCCCGGAGAGCACCCCAGTGGGCACGGTGGTGGGGTTGTTTAATGTGCGGGACCGAGACTCGGGCAGAAACGGTGAAGTGAGCCTCAGTATCCCTCCGGACCTGCCATTTCAGATTAAGCCTTCTGAGAATCACTACTCCCTGCTAACCAGCAAGCCCTTGGACCGGGAGGCCACAGCCCACTACAGCATCGAGCTGCTGGCCAGCGATGCCGGCTCACCGCCTCTGCACACGCATCTCACCATCAGGCTCAACATTTCAGATGTCAACGACAATGCGCCCCACTTCAGCCAGCAACTCTATACCGCTTATATCCCAGAAAACCggcccccaggctccctcctctgCACCGTGGCAGCCTCGGATCCAGACACTGGGGATAACGCCCGCCTCACCTACTCAATTGTAGGGGGTCAGATTCAGGGAGCCCCAGCATCCTCCTTTGTGTATGTCAACCCGGAGGATGGACGGGTCTTTGCCCAGAGAACCTTTGACTACGAATTGCTGCAGATGCTACAGATCGTGGTTGGGGTTCGAGACTCAGGCTCTCCCCCACTCTCCGCCAACACATCACTGCATGTGTTTGTCCTAGACCAGAATGATAACGCCCCGGCTGTGCTGCACCCACGGCCCGGCCGGGAGCTCTCCGCCCCGCAGCGCCTCCCTCGATCTGCCCCACCGGGCTCCTTGGTCACCAAGGTGACAGCTGTGGATGCGGATGCGGGCCACAACGCGTGGCTGTCCTACTCGATGTTGCCGCAGTCCACAGCCCCAGGGCTGTTCCTCGTGTCCGCGCACACGGGCGAGGTGCGCACAGCCCGAGCCTTACTGGAGGACGACGCTAACACGCAgcaggtggtggtgctggtgcgGGACAATGGCGACCCTGCCCTCTCCTCCACCGCCACTGTGCTGCTGCTCCTGGTGGATGAGGACCCGGAGGAAATGCCCAAATCCAGCGACTTCCTTACCCACCCTCCCGAGCGCTCAGACCTTACCCTCTACCTCATCGTGGCCCTCGCAGCCACCAGCCTCTTATCCTTAGCCACCTTCACCTTTCTGTCCGCCAAGTgcctgcgggggcaggccgacggggatgggggcgggggccggTGCTGCCGGCGCCAGGACTCCCCCTCGGGGGAATTCTATAAGCAGTCTAGTCCCAACCTGCAGGTCAGCTCCGACGGCACGCTCAAGTACATGGAGGTGACGCTGCGGCCCACGGACTCACAGAGCCACTGCTACCGCACGTGCTTCTCCCCGGCCTCTGATGGCAGTGACTTCACTTTCCTGAGGCCGCTCAGCGTGCAGCCGCCCTCAGCGCTGGCGCTGGAGCCCGAGGCCTTCCGGTCCCGTGCTAACACGTTGCGGGAGCTGAGCCAG CAAGCCCCGCCCAACACGGACTGGCGCTTCTCTCAGGCCCAGCGACCCGGCACCAGCGG CTCCCAAAATGGCGATGAGACCGGCACCTGGCCCAACAACCAGTTTGACACCGAGATGCTGCAAGCGATGATCCTGGCCTCGGCCAGCG AAGCTGCTGATGGGAGCTCCACCCTGGGAGGAGGCGCCGGCACCATGGGCTTGAGTGCCCGCTACGGACCCCAGTTCACCCTGCAGCACGTGCCTGACTACCGCCAGAACGTCTACATCCCTGGCAGCAACGCCACGCTGACCAACGCGGCTGGCAAGCGCGATGGCAAGGCCCCAGCGGGTGGCAACGGCAACAAGAAGAAGTCGGGCAAGAAGGAGAAGAAGTAA